The Pontiella desulfatans sequence CCGGGAATGGCGCAGCCGCCATCCGAGATAATCTGGCCGCCCAGGCCGTGCGCCGCGTCGGCGCATTCGATGATGGCCGAGAGCTGGGGATAGCCCACGCCGGTCTTCACGCGGGTGGTGCAAACCGAGCCGGGGCCGATGCCCACCTTCACCAGGTCGGCGCCGGCCAGCAGCAGCTCCTCCACCATTTCGCCGGTCACCACGTTGCCGGCCAGGATGACCTTTTCCGGAAACTGCTCGCGCGTCTTTTTGAGGAAGGCGACAAAATGCTCGGAATAGCCGTTGGCGACATCGATGCAGATAAATTTGAGTTGGGGGTTGGCGTCCTTGATCGCAACGAGCTTCTTGAAATCCTCGTCGCTGGTACCCGTGCTGACCGAAACATGGTTTTCGATGCCTTCGGGGGCGTTGGCGAGGAACTGCTGCCACTCCCCGGCGGTATAGTGCTTGTGGATGGCGGAGAACAGGTTGCGTTCCGCCAGGGCGAGGGCCATCTCGAAGGTGCCGACCGTATCCATGTTGGCCGCCATGATCGGGACGCCCGTCCAGACGCTACCGGTATGCAAAAATCGGAAGGTTCGGTCGAGGTCGACCTGTGCGCGGCTCTTCAGGGTCGACCGTTTCGGCCGAAACATCACATCCTTGAACCCCAGCTTAATGTCATACTCAATTCTCATCGCATGCTCTCCTTCGTTGGCAATCTCCGGAAGAATAGACGTGTAGCCACCGAATGGGCACGAAGAAAAAACCGGGAATGCGAGGTCTGGACTAGGCCGCGGCAAATACAAGGATGCCTACGCCGACCACCGCGATTAGCGTGCCGGCCAGTGAGCGTTTCGACGGGCGGTCATGTTCGATGAACCAGGTCATGGGCAGAATGACCAGCGGCGAGATGGAAACGATCAGCTGGACGATGATGCTCGGCGTTGTTGCCAGCGCCCATTGGTAGCAGATCACCCCGAGGATGGGCCCGGCGGTGGCGCAGAGCAGGATGTTCTTGGCTTTTCCGGCCAGCGGATCGTTACGGCGCTCCTGTTCGGGGGGCGTCCGCCAGGCTTTGTGCCAACGGCTGATCAGCCAGAACGAACCGGCGATCAGGATGCCCCCGACCAACCGTGCAAAGCCGGAGGTGGTGCCCAGGAAAACATAGTCGCCGATCCCCTGGAAGTCCGCGGCTCCGGGCATGGTGAAGGCTTTCCGGCTGCAAACCGCGCCCAGGCTCTGGCCGAGGGCCGCGAGCACTCCGAAAAGGATGCCGGATGTATATTTGCGTTGTTCGGCATGTTCCCGTTCATGTTCCGGAAACAGGGCCAGGGAGATGCCGCCCAGGATAACGGCCAAGGCAACCAGCTGCGTGGCGCCGACCGTGGTGCCCAGCCACAGCCATTCCGCCAATCCCGCCAGCGGCGCCGCGATGCAATGCACCATCAGCAGGGTCAGTCGGCTCCCGATCCGCGGAAGCGCAAACCAGACGCCGATGTCCCCGAATCCAAAGCCGATGATGCCGCTCAGGAAAAACCAGGCGAAGGCTTCGTTGCCCAGCCTGATTCCTCCCCAGGCCGAAAGCAGCCCCATGGCCACCACGGCCACCAGCAGCCGCCAGAAATTGGCCGCATTCTCGCCGATCTGGGCCACGGACTGGCGGGCGGGAATGAGGCAGTAGCTCCAGAGCAGGGTGGTGAGGAAGGCAGGCGTCATGCATCGATTGGAACCGTTCTACCCCCGCAACATCAATCAGAAATTCCAACGAACTTCATTAAAATGGCGCCGCGAACAAAAAATTGTGCGGCTTGGCGTGGCGACCGGCCGAGCTTGCTGATAAAAACATGCCCCATGAAACCATCCATGCTTTATCTATGTGCGGGAGCCATGGCGCTGCTAACCGCCTCTTCCCTGGCCGCCGGTGGCTTGAAAGAAACCGTTGTCAAGGGGGGGAGCCGCTCGCTGCGGCAGGTCAATGGCTGGCGGATCGCGCTGGAGGGGGAAACCTGGTTGACGCTGGAGGACGCCGAGGATCCAATCTTGCGCGGCGAGATCGATTTCAGGTCGCCCGATGCCTGGGTCTCCTTTCCCGCACTGCGGCCTTCCGAGGTGAATGAACGGTTTCTGCGGTTTTTAAAGGTGCGGGGCGTTGCGGCGAAGGTTGGCGAAAACGTCCGCCTGGCCCCCCATGTTGGCGGAACGTTGGTCATTCCGCATGGGCCGGATTATCCGGCCTTGCAGACCTATGAACGGATGTCGTTCGGTGGCGGCGCGAGAAGCTTCAAGGTCCACGCATACCACCGGGCCAAGGAGCTCGGGAAGGACGACGACCGGATCATGTCGTTCGTCCTGAAAAAGGGCTACATGGCCACC is a genomic window containing:
- a CDS encoding GMP reductase is translated as MRIEYDIKLGFKDVMFRPKRSTLKSRAQVDLDRTFRFLHTGSVWTGVPIMAANMDTVGTFEMALALAERNLFSAIHKHYTAGEWQQFLANAPEGIENHVSVSTGTSDEDFKKLVAIKDANPQLKFICIDVANGYSEHFVAFLKKTREQFPEKVILAGNVVTGEMVEELLLAGADLVKVGIGPGSVCTTRVKTGVGYPQLSAIIECADAAHGLGGQIISDGGCAIPGDVAKAFGAGADFVMLGGMLAGHDESGGEVVEKEGGQFKQFYGMSSSTAMEKHVGGVANYRASEGKTVEVPYRGAVEGTLNDILGGLRSTCTYVGAATLKELTKRTTFIRVAEQENRIYTKP
- a CDS encoding DMT family transporter encodes the protein MTPAFLTTLLWSYCLIPARQSVAQIGENAANFWRLLVAVVAMGLLSAWGGIRLGNEAFAWFFLSGIIGFGFGDIGVWFALPRIGSRLTLLMVHCIAAPLAGLAEWLWLGTTVGATQLVALAVILGGISLALFPEHEREHAEQRKYTSGILFGVLAALGQSLGAVCSRKAFTMPGAADFQGIGDYVFLGTTSGFARLVGGILIAGSFWLISRWHKAWRTPPEQERRNDPLAGKAKNILLCATAGPILGVICYQWALATTPSIIVQLIVSISPLVILPMTWFIEHDRPSKRSLAGTLIAVVGVGILVFAAA